In Trichoderma asperellum chromosome 1, complete sequence, a single window of DNA contains:
- a CDS encoding uncharacterized protein (EggNog:ENOG41), producing MGKSVVSKSGHATARVNGTVIAEATSWMETEGNVYFPPESIKSEYFTGTSQNSFCPWKGEASYYTINAGGQQFDNAAWYYPQPLEGAVDLRDHVAFYKNKVEITAN from the exons ATGGGCAAATCAGTAGTTTCCAAGAGCGGCCACGCCACGGCCCGCGTCAACGGCACCGTCATCGCCGAAGCAACCTCCTGGATGGAGACCGAGGGCAACGTTTACTTCCCGCCGGAGAGCATCAAGAGCGAGTACTTTACAGGGACGAGCCAGAACAGTTTTTGTCCATGGAAGGGGGAGGCGAGCTACTATACCATTAATGCTGGTG GACAGCAATTTGATAATGCTGCGTGGTATTATCCGCAGCCGTTGGAGGGAGCTGTGGATTTGAGGGACCATGTTGCGTTTT ACAAGAACAAGGTTGAGATTACCGCCAACTAA
- a CDS encoding uncharacterized protein (TransMembrane:11 (o43-67i128-148o197-217i702-725o757-778i799-823o854-882i903-922o928-951i972-989o1001-1022i)), which translates to MESVSFGGDRTWSGMVLSTTASLARRDNTQGAGNGQKSAGIGIVSFLTAILVSVIIFFVQLLLFMLLRNKLARIFKPKTYLVPERERTESPPNNFLVMIKTLVMYNDREVINKCGLDAYFFLRYLKTLLIIFIPICAIVMPILIPVNYVGGRGHDIDFHTNSTDSDSSTNSTDPTFVPTGLDTLAWGNVKATETSRYAAHLVMAILVVIWVCGVFFFEMRAYIKVRQDYLTSAEHRLRASATTVLVNSIPPKWLSEEALSGLFDVFPGGIRNIWINRDLTSLLDKVNLRNQIHAKLEDAETELIRSAKKKQLKKRKAEEKKQNKKMSKKERINRQAEEDAEAKRMANSGEGTNDGKRHHVPHTVAEGVRESRIEGMHQRRLEKLHNVREESEESSDSDDDRGSHVSDGSSVAVLKNIRGAFNKAGDHMDEFGTNNGFITLTRKQTLPDDEDTRGYQSFEANRAHTHSRGGSLASANSTRAIRQDGVTTVEGNTVRKLENIDDMYNMEEPKFWEFWKTPAGGYASPVPQQNEGRDYIGKQGSEKRTVWQNIKGLLPFTSEGAIEEGNYPAVYFDQDYKEDEEETQAEWAKYLRKKDRPTHRLPPWGVSWLPGLPLFNKKVDTIYWCRKELARLNMEIEEDQQHPERFPLMNSAFIQFNHQVAAHMACQSIIHHIPRHMAPRVNEISPRDVIWSNMALSWWQEWLRTGAVTLIVVAMIILWAIPVAWTAALGQLDQLIQQTSWLAFLRDNSALENAAKAVAGVLPAAVLALLLFLVPVILNVLAEIKGAKTGAQKSEFVQIFYFAFLFVQVFLIVSIASFFAASIDKLVDNITQLDSVKAVLDLLATNLPKAANYFFSYMILQAMSTSSGTLLQIGALFVWFILARLFDSTARSKWSRNTSLNDVNWGTFFPVYTNFACIAIIYSVVAPLISVFAVITFGLLWFAQRYSMLYVTRFEVDTGGVLYPRAINQTFTGIYVMELCLAGLFFIVVDDEGVHTCTPHGIVMIVVLILTILYQVLLNISFSPLFRYLPITFEDEAVLRDEAFQRAQDRRFGLLDESDNEGDEGDGGDGRQGGTAEKTSTSMESGEDIELSNIQHTGRGKVNVLANPVKKVGTWAKGGGKQVGSWAKGGGNQLKKLAMMETNSQAAEYRRKQRSKDIEAQRAIGEALFGGIHDEIEDLTPDERDLLVRHAFLHSALRARRPVVWIPRDDLGISDDEVRRTKEYSEHIWISNEGTALDSKVRVVYGRYPPDFSEVDLINL; encoded by the exons ATGGAGTCAGTATCCTTTGGCGGCGACCGTACATGGTCCGGCATGGTGCTCTCGACGACTGCCTCTCTGGCGCGGCGAGATAATACGCAAGGCGCGGGAAATGGTCAGAAGAGCGCAGGCATTGGCATTGTGAGCTTCTTGACTGCCATCCTGGTCTCCGTCATCATTTTCTTTGTCCAGCTGTTGCTTTTTATGCTTCTGCGGAATAAACTGGCTCGAATTTT CAAACCCAAGACGTATCTCGTCCCCGAGCGTGAACGAACCGAATCGCCGCCAAACAACTTCCTTGTTATGATCAAGACCTTGGTCATGTACAATGACCGTGAAGTTATCAACAAATGCGGCCTGGATGCTTACTTTTTCCTGCGTTACCTAAAGACTCTGCTCATAATATTCATACCCATCTGCGCCATTGTGATGCCCATCTTGATTCCCGTCAATTATGTTGGCGGTCGCGGACATGATATCGATTTTCACACCAACAGCACTGATTCGGATTCAAGCACCAACAGCACTGACCCTACCTTCGTGCCCACAGGCCTGGATACTCTGGCTTGGGGAAATGTCAAGGCAACGGAGACTAGTCGCTATGCTGCTCACTTGGTGATGGCAATTCTTGTCGTGATCTGGGTATGCggagtcttcttctttgaaatGCGCGCATACATCAAGGTCCGCCAAGATTATCTTACCAGTGCCGAGCATCGACTCAGAGCTTCCGCAACAACGGTTCTTGTCAACTCAATCCCCCCCAAATGGCTTAGCGAGGAAGCGCTCTCCGGCTTGTTCGATGTATTCCCTGGTGGCATTCGCAACATCTGGATCAATCGTGATTTGACAAGTCTCTTGGATAAGGTCAACCTCCGGAACCAGATTCACGCCAAACTTGAGGACGCCGAGACTGAACTGATTCGAAGtgccaagaaaaagcagctcaagaagagaaaggccgaagaaaagaagcagaataaGAAAATGtccaagaaagaaaggatcaATCGTcaagccgaagaagacgcTGAGGCCAAACGAATGGCCAACAGTGGTGAAGGTACCAATGATGGAAAGCGCCATCATGTACCGCACACAGTCGCCGAGGGCGTTCGAGAGTCGCGGATAGAAGGTATGCATCAAAGAAGACTCGAGAAACTGCACAACGTCCGGGAGGAGTCTGAGGAATCTTCAGATTCTGATGACGACCGGGGGTCTCATGTATCCGACGGTAGCAGCGTAGCGGTACTCAAGAATATCAGAGGCGCCTTCAACAAGGCTGGCGACCATATGGATGAATTCGGCACAAATAATGGCTTCATAACTTTGACACGCAAACAAACTCTCCCAGACGACGAAGATACTCGAGGTTATCAGTCTTTTGAAGCTAACCGAGCGCATACGCATTCGCGCGGAGGATCTTTGGCTTCAGCAAATTCCACAAGAGCTATCCGCCAAGACGGTGTAACCACGGTGGAAGGAAACACGGTTCGAAAGCTCGAGAATATTGATGACATGTACAACATGGAAGAACCGAAATTCTGGGAATTCTGGAAGACGCCTGCTGGTGGATACGCCTCGCCGGTTCCTCAACAAAACGAGGGAAGGGATTACATTGGCAAGCAAGGATCCGAGAAACGCACGGTCTGGCAGAATATAAAAGGCCTCCTCCCTTTCACGAGCGAAGGAGCGATAGAGGAAGGCAACTACCCTGCCGTCTACTTTGATCAGGACTacaaggaggatgaggaagaaacTCAGGCAGAGTGGGCAAAATATCTTCGGAAAAAGGATCGTCCCACTCATCGATTACCACCCTGGGGTGTATCGTGGCTGCCTGGCCTCCCATTGTTTAACAAAAAGGTCGATACCATTTATTGGTGCCGAAAAGAACTGGCCCGACTGAACATGGAAATCGAAGAAGATCAGCAGCACCCCGAGCGATTTCCCCTAATGAATTCGGCCTTTATACAGTTCAACCACCAAGTAGCTGCTCACATGGCTTGTCAAAGCATCATTCACCATATCCCCAGACATATGGCACCGCGGGTCAACGAAATTTCTCCTCGCGATGTTATTTGGAGTAACATGGCTCTTTCGTGGTGGCAAGAATGGCTTCGCACCGGTGCTGTCACTCTCATTGTAGTGGCCATGATTATCTTGTGGGCTATTCCCGTCGCCTGGACGGCCGCCTTGGGTCAACTGGATCAGCTTATTCAGCAGACTTCTTGGCTTGCTTTCCTGAGAGATAACTCGGCGCTTGAGAATGCAGCCAAGGCTGTCGCTGGTGTTCTTCCGGCTGCGGTGCTTGCTCTGCTCTTGTTCCTTGTGCCGGTGATCTTGAACGTTCTTGCGGAGATCAAGGGTGCCAAGACGGGAGCTCAAAAGTCGGAATTTGTGCAGATCTTTTACTTTGCCTTTCTCTTCGTTCAAGTTTTCCTGATTGTCTCTATTGCGTCCTTCTTTGCTGCGTCTATTGACAAGCTTGTCGACAACATCACGCAGCTCGATTCGGTCAAGGCTGTGCTGGACCTGCTTGCCACGAATCTGCCAAAGGCTGCCAACTATTTCTTCTCTTACATGATTCTTCAAGCCATGTCTACGAGCTCTGGTACGCTGCTGCAGATTGGAGCCCTGTTTGTGTGGTTCATCTTGGCTCGGCTGTTCGACAGCACCGCGCGTAGCAAGTGGTCTCGAAACACGTCGCTGAACGATGTCAACTGGGGGACGTTCTTCCCTGTCTACACCAACTTTGCttgcatcgccatcatctacAGTGTTGTTGCACCGCTCATTTCAGTCTTTGCCGTCATCACATTTGGGCTCCTCTGGTTCGCTCAGCGCTATTCCATGCTCTACGTTACTCGGTTCGAAGTCGACACCGGTGGTGTGCTGTACCCTCGGGCAATCAATCAAACTTTTACGGGCATCTATGTCATGGAGCTTTGCCTAGCGGGATTGTTCTTCATCGTGGTGGATGACGAAGGCGTTCACACTTGCACGCCGCATGGCATCGTCATGATTGTTGTGCTGATTCTTACCATTCTCTACCAAGTTTTGTTGAATATCTCGTTTTCGCCTCTATTCCGATATTTGCCCATCACGTTCGAAGATGAGGCAGTACTACGTGATGAAGCCTTCCAGCGTGCTCAGGACCGCCGCTTTGGGCTTCTTGATGAGTCGGACAATGAAGGCGATGAGGGCGATGGGGGCGATGGGAGACAAGGCGGTACAGCAGAGAAGACCTCTACCTCGATGGAGAGCGGTGAAGACATTGAATTGAGCAACATCCAGCACACAGGAAGGGGCAAAGTAAATGTTCTCGCCAACCCTGTGAAGAAAGTGGGGACTTGGGCCAAGGGAGGCGGGAAACAAGTAGGATCCTGGGCCAAAGGGGGCGGCAACCAACTGAAAAAGCTTGCCATGATGGAGACCAATTCTCAGGCGGCCGAGTACCGACGAAAACAGCGAAGCAAAGATATCGAGGCCCAGCGCGCCATTGGAGAAGCGCTATTCGGGGGCATCCACGACGAAATCGAGGATCTTACCCCTGACGAGAGAGATCTCCTGGTCCGACATGCCTTTCTCCATTCGGCACTGCGAGCACGTCGACCTGTTGTTTGGATTCCTCGCGACGACCTGGGCATTAGCGATGACGAGGTCCGCCGGACGAAGGAGTATAGCGAGCATATATGGATCAGTAACGAGGGGACGGCGCTGGACAGCAAAGTGCGTGTGGTGTACGGCCGATACCCGCCGGACTTTTCTGAGGTTGATTTGATTAATTTGTGA
- the EIF3G gene encoding Eukaryotic translation initiation factor 3 subunit G (BUSCO:EOG092D3N3B) translates to MASATAAPPKAKHDWADDDDIEETSSELPPPQTISNKDGTKTIITYRYNDQGQKVKTTRRIRYITQTETVNPRVAHRKTWPKFGLSAKDPAGPAPDTTSVGENIIFRPSVSWRKDAKEESTDQNAQAMKAQLKDKQVKCRICNGGHFTARCPYKDTMAPVGETSGADAPPVDDVAAAAGAAGAGKKGSYVPPALRGDRGAGERMGGSKFGERDDFATLRVTNVSEMAEESELRDMFERFGRVTRVFLAKDRETGMAKGFAFISFADHSDAVTACNKMDGFGFKHLILRVEFAKKAQ, encoded by the exons ATGGCTTCCGCAACCGCAGCGCCGCCCAAGGCCAA GCATGACTgggccgacgacgacgacatcgAGGAGACCTCCTCCGAACTCCCCCCTCCTCAGACCATCTCTAACAAGGATGGTACTAAGACCATCATCACCTACCGATACAATGACCAGGGCCAGAAGGTCAAGACAACTCGTCGCATCCGCTACATCACCCAAACCGAGACAGTCAACCCCCGTGTCGCGCACCGAAAAACGTGGCCCAAGTTCGGCCTGAGCGCCAAAGACCCCGCGGGCCCTGCCCCCGACACCACCTCCGTCGGCGAGAACATCATCTTCCGACCCAGCGTCTCCTGGCGTAAGGATgccaaggaggagagcaCCGACCAGAACGCCCAGGCCATGAAGGCCCAGCTCAAGGACAAGCAGGTCAAGTGCCGTATCTGCAATGGCGGGCACTTTACAGCCAGGTGTCCCTACAAGGACACGATGGCGCCTGTTGGCGAGACGAGCGGCGCCGATGCACCCCCGGTGGACGATgtggcagctgctgctggtgctgccggTGCTGGAAAGAAGGGCTCATACGTTCCCCCTGCTCTGCGTGGCGACCgtggagctggagagcgcATGGGTGGATCAAAATTCGGCGAGAGAGACGACTTTGCGACACTCCGTGTCACCAAC GTCTCCGAGATGGCGGAAGAGTCAGAACTGCGCGATATGTTCGAGCGCTTCGGTCGCGTCACCAGAGTCTTCCTTGCCAAGGACCGGGAAACCGGCATGGCCAAGGGCTTTGCTTTCATCAGCTTTGCGGACCACAGCGATGCTGTCACAGCATGCAACAAGATGGACGGATTTGGTTTCAAGCATCTCATTCTCAGGGTGGAGTTTGCCAAGAAGGCTCAGTAA
- the CHO2 gene encoding phosphatidylethanolamine N-methyltransferase (TransMembrane:10 (i89-109o115-136i205-225o231-250i309-327o391-411i423-442o471-492i504-525o578-597i)): MSTAADISAGGAELRHRQVHEASLNESDGVSPGSTTPMEPLAADQAVQDGGINKPKKTFGRTPDGTVFVVPTTHDMVSQLLDPRQPKNLSDAIVLAILALHILAAYFLPTGYKRPVFAALFLFWRACYNVGIGILLHIQSHHRRLITWAQRWKLFEHPSTGNNPRPWLYKLLKRELEAKIPEDYEFEKAPVEYNTWLVFRRVVDLILMCDFVSYCLFAIVCGHSPKGENMLIGVARWLLGITLVGFNLWVKLDAHRVVKDFAWYWGDFFYLIDQDLTFDGVFEMAPHPMYSIGYAGYYGISMMAASYEVLFISILAHLAQFAFLVTVENPHIDKIYNPPAPREKNVSRSPAATTVTFDLPADNDFMRSASISQKDMPAPVHNLVGLNNMDLFRVPDCVVVILPIYVAILTFTTPSTAMWKAFFVAHALGWRFWYHAGLGFVLDRQSKTKMWTRHFLKYGESAGEAWRQWKAMYHISMIMCNTAFVAACWKMYNPPEDWGYGLALFKHVLGAGLIALQLWTAFSVYDSLGEFGWFCGDFFFDHEAKLTYTSIYRFLNNPERVFGTAGIWGAALITWSRGIFIVALVTQILNVMVIALVERPHMQKIYGRSMREEAGLTKFIKRSLPPPVKVWQQSVDKVLDETSHFVEDFLDSARPKFTSGVKTIVRDTSALFNVAPARLTITRIAPDLAGLDPKHYSLAIEGTQPLQSTIDERATGKESFSGRFPKPVKTKTYEYGAPLRVKWRAPANHSKEDWIGLYMVTDNRSRETTEVSSLGRWTPTCTGAYDASMANNSILVKEHIVAKNDPSDPDMMEGEVVFQGDKLWWTQGVFEFRYHHDGRHTVMSISEPFEIRISKFAEEDIEVDVGTKAMYAKTIESSLLPIIQNCLDRDDDIAPSTVDESFGSHVERDGKYAKRIVYAIREMFGVEFAPAVVLADRNVRKLAWRICNAKEVLAPYSMSHSKGATTPANQEAPEKI; this comes from the exons ATGAGCACGGCCGCTGACATCTCAGCCGGAGGTGCTGAGCTGCGGCACCGGCAAGTCCACGAGGCTTCGCTGAACGAGAGCGATGGTGTTAGCCCCGGCTCTACGACGCCAATGGAGCCGCTGGCAGCTGACCAGGCTGTCCAAGATGGTGGCATTAACAAACCAAAGAAGACCTTTGGCCGGACGCCAGATGGCACAG TATTCGTCGTGCCAACCACGCATGACATGGTTTCACAGCTTCTTGACCCGCGACAGCCCAAGAACCTTTCAGATGCTATTGTATTGGCTATCCTAGCATTGCATATTCTGGCGGCGTACTTCCTTCCGACTGGCTACAAGCGCCCCGTATTTGCAGCCCTTTTCCTATTTTGGAGAGCCTGCTACAATGTTGGAATCGGCATCCTGCTGCACATACAATCTCACCACCGGCGCCTCATCACCTGGGCTCAGCGATGGAAGCTGTTCGAGCATCCCAGCACCGGCAACAATCCCCGCCCATGGTTGTACAAACTGCTCAAGCGAGAGCTTGAAGCCAAGATCCCCGAAGACTATGAGTTCGAGAAAGCCCCCGTCGAGTACAACACCTGGCTCGTCTTCCGAAGAGTCGTTGATCTCATCTTGATGTGTGATTTCGTGTCTTATTGTCTGTTCGCCATTGTCTGTGGCCACTCTCCAAAGGGCGAAAACATGCTCATTGGAGTCGCGCGATGGCTCCTCGGTATTACGCTTGTCGGATTTAACCTCTGGGTTAAGCTTGATGCCCATCGCGTTGTCAAAGACTTTGCCTGGTACTGGGGAGATTTCTTCTACCTCATCGACCAGGATCTCACATTTGATGGCGTCTTTGAGATGGCTCCCCACCCCATGTACTCAATCGGTTACGCTGGCTACTACGGTATCTCGATGATGGCCGCTAGTTATGAGGtgctcttcatctccatcctcgcccACCTCGCCCAGTTCGCGTTCCTCGTAACGGTGGAAAACCCCCACATTGACAAAATCTACAACCCTCCTGCtccaagagaaaagaatgtGAGTCGGAGCCCGGCCGCTACTACCGTGACGTTTGATCTCCCCGCGGACAATGACTTCATGCGATCTGCTTCTATATCCCAGAAGGATATGCCGGCACCCGTGCACAATCTGGTTGGTCTAAACAATATGGATCTATTCCGAGTGCCCGACTGCGTTGTCGTCATTCTGCCGATATACGTCGCGATCCTCACCTTTACAACTCCCAGCACTGCTATGTGGAAGGCTTTCTTCGTCGCCCATGCACTGGGATGGCGGTTCTGGTATCACGCTGGTCTGGGCTTCGTGTTGGATCGCCAATCTAAAACTAAGATGTGGACCCGTCACTTTCTGAAGTATGGCGAGAGTGCCGGCGAGGCCTGGCGCCAGTGGAAAGCTATGTATCACATCAGCATGATCATGTGCAACACCGCCTTCGTTGCCGCGTGCTGGAAGATGTACAACCCTCCTGAGGATTGGGGCTACGGTTTAGCCCTTTTCAAGCACGTTCTTGGAGCTGGATTGATTGCTCTGCAGCTATGGACCGCTTTCAGCGTCTACGATTCACTGGGCGAATTTGGATGGTTCTGCGGcgacttcttctttgacCACGAGGCCAAGCTCACATATACATCCATTTACCGGTTCCTGAATAACCCAGAAAGAGTGTTTGGCACTGCTGGCATCTGGGGTGCTGCTCTCATCACATGGAGCCggggcatcttcatcgttgCCCTGGTCACGCAGATCCTAAATGTCATGGTCATTGCGCTCGTCGAGCGACCTCATATGCAGAAGATTTATGGAAGAAGCATGCGAGAAGAGGCAGGCCTTACGAAATTCATCAAGCGATCATTGCCACCCCCAGTTAAAGTATGGCAGCAAAGTGTCGACAAGGTCCTTGATGAAACTTCGCATTTCGTTGAAGACTTTTTGGACAGCGCCCGCCCCAAGTTTACTTCTGGTGTCAAGACCATCGTCCGAGATACGTCTGCTCTCTTTAACGTAGCACCTGCTCGCCTCACAATCACTCGAATCGCGCCCGACTTGGCAGGCTTGGACCCAAAACATTATTCCCTTGCCATTGAAGGAACGCAGCCTCTTCAGTCGACCATTGACGAACGCGCTACCGGCAAAGAGAGTTTTTCAGGGCGGTTCCCTAAGCCAGTTAAAACTAAGACTTATGAATATGGTGCCCCTTTGCGAGTCAAGTGGCGAGCCCCCGCGAACCACAGCAAAGAAGACTGGATTGGCCTCTACATGGTAACAGACAATCGCTCACGAGAGACGACGGAGGTTTCATCTTTGGGCAGATGGACTCCCACATGCACTGGCGCCTACGATGCTTCAATGGCAAATAACAGTATCCTCGTCAAAGAGCACATTGTGGCTAAAAACGATCCTTCCGATCCTGATATGATGGAAGGCGAAGTTGTGTTCCAGGGCGATAAGCTATGGTGGACACAAGGTGTTTTTGAGTTTAGATACCACCATGATGGACGACACACAGTCATGAGCATTTCAGAGCCCTTTGAAATCCGAATTAGCAAGTTCGCCGAAGAAGATATCGAGGTTGACGTTGGTACCAAGGCCATGTACGCCAAGACTATCGAGTCGTCTCTTCTGCCAATTATTCAAAACTGCTTGGACCGCGATGATGATATTGCACCAAGCACGGTGGATGAGAGTTTTGGCAGCCATGTAGAGCGAGACGGCAAATATGCCAAGAGAATCGTCTACGCTATCCGAGAAATGTTTGGCGTAGAGTTTGCGCCGGCCGTCGTTCTGGCGGACCGAAACGTGAGAAAGCTAGCATGGAGAATCTGCAATGCCAAGGAAGTATTG GCACCCTACAGCATGTCACACTCAAAGGGCGCAACAACACCAGCCAATCAAGAGGCCCCCGAGAAAATTTAA